In Massilia antarctica, the following are encoded in one genomic region:
- a CDS encoding ABC transporter permease, whose amino-acid sequence MSLPQATHAAFTLLLSGDPALWGIVWISLKTSMLGLMLATPPAVLLGYAIASYRFPARRIVIWLVQATLSLPTVLVGLLLYLLLSRHGPWGSLHWLFSQPGMVLGQCIIATPVLVAFTLAAVQALDARYAETATALGGSRWRTMLTVLHEARFGVMAAVISGFGRVISEVGCALMVGGNIAGETRTITTAIALETSKGEFAQGIALGIVLVALALAMNGALMLLQGDPRAAGGGP is encoded by the coding sequence ATGTCGCTGCCGCAGGCCACGCACGCCGCGTTCACGCTGCTGCTGTCGGGCGACCCGGCGCTGTGGGGCATTGTCTGGATTTCTCTCAAGACCAGCATGCTGGGCCTGATGCTGGCGACGCCGCCGGCTGTGCTGCTCGGGTATGCGATTGCCAGCTACCGCTTCCCGGCCCGCCGCATCGTCATCTGGCTGGTGCAGGCCACCTTGTCGCTGCCGACGGTCCTCGTTGGCCTGCTGCTGTACCTTCTGCTGTCGCGTCACGGCCCGTGGGGTTCGCTGCACTGGCTGTTTTCGCAGCCGGGCATGGTGCTCGGCCAGTGCATCATCGCCACGCCGGTGCTGGTGGCGTTCACCTTGGCGGCGGTGCAGGCGCTCGATGCGCGCTACGCCGAAACCGCGACTGCGCTGGGAGGGTCGCGCTGGCGCACCATGCTCACGGTGCTGCACGAAGCGCGCTTTGGCGTCATGGCGGCGGTGATCAGCGGCTTCGGACGGGTGATTTCCGAAGTCGGTTGCGCGCTCATGGTTGGCGGCAATATCGCCGGCGAAACGCGCACCATCACCACCGCCATCGCGCTTGAAACGAGCAAGGGTGAATTCGCGCAGGGAATCGCGCTCGGCATCGTGCTGGTGGCCCTGGCGCTGGCCATGAACGGTGCACTGATGCTGCTGCAGGGCGATCCGCGCGCGGCGGGGGGCGGGCCATGA
- a CDS encoding formate dehydrogenase accessory sulfurtransferase FdhD, which translates to MSLPQLSDARAALTHEVEVLDERGRRSTISIPAERPLTVYVDKRELVTLMTLGSAPEALTLGYLRNQRLVTSIADIVSVQVDWSVDAVAVVTRGGIADVEARTSKKVVTTGCGQGSVFGGLMDDIDQIVLPPDARIAQSTVYRIVDTIRTQQSIYKQAGSVHGCALFSNAGELLYFVEDVGRHNAVDAIAGRMWLDGVAGADKVFYTTGRLTSEMVIKGAQMGIPFLLSRSGTTQMGHMVADKIGMALLARCSGKHFLLLAGHGRLDFEPLPP; encoded by the coding sequence ATGAGCTTGCCGCAACTGAGCGACGCTCGCGCCGCCTTGACCCACGAGGTCGAGGTGCTCGATGAACGCGGCCGCCGCTCGACCATTTCCATTCCGGCCGAGCGGCCGCTGACGGTGTATGTGGACAAGCGCGAGCTGGTCACCTTGATGACCCTGGGCAGCGCCCCGGAAGCGCTCACCCTGGGTTACCTGCGCAACCAGCGCCTGGTGACGTCGATCGCCGATATCGTCTCGGTGCAGGTCGACTGGTCGGTCGATGCGGTGGCGGTGGTCACGCGCGGCGGCATCGCCGACGTGGAAGCGCGCACCTCGAAAAAGGTGGTCACCACCGGCTGCGGCCAGGGTTCGGTCTTCGGTGGGCTGATGGACGATATCGACCAGATCGTGCTGCCGCCGGACGCGCGCATCGCGCAATCGACCGTGTACCGCATCGTCGACACCATCCGCACGCAGCAATCGATCTACAAGCAGGCCGGCTCGGTGCATGGCTGTGCGCTGTTCTCGAACGCGGGCGAGCTGCTGTATTTCGTGGAGGACGTGGGCCGCCACAACGCGGTCGACGCCATCGCCGGGCGCATGTGGTTGGACGGTGTGGCGGGCGCCGACAAGGTGTTCTACACGACCGGCCGCCTGACGTCCGAGATGGTGATCAAGGGCGCGCAGATGGGCATTCCCTTCCTGCTGTCGCGCTCCGGCACCACTCAGATGGGCCACATGGTGGCCGACAAGATCGGCATGGCCCTGCTGGCGCGCTGCAGCGGCAAGCACTTTTTGCTGCTGGCCGGCCATGGTCGTCTCGACTTCGAGCCGCTGCCCCCCTGA
- the fdhF gene encoding formate dehydrogenase subunit alpha, with translation MNAISRIKQAALQGAPVELEINGRQVAAFAHETLIEVAAREGIEIPRLCYKPGMDTAGNCRACMVEIDGERVLAPSCCRHPAAGMKVTTDSVRAVAAQKMVLELLQSDMPERAYTRHNEVDFWARKLALGQPRFAARSQPARDASHAAITVNLDACIQCTRCVRACRDEQVNDVIGLAFRGDHAKIVFDMDDPMGDSTCVGCGECVQACPTGALMPARDAALAVPDKQVDSVCPYCGVGCQLTYNIKDNKILFVEGRDGPANRERLCVKGRYGFDYAHHPHRLTVPLIRRLDAPKSGDFTMDPAHVLDVFREATWEEALDVAGGTLARIRDTHGKRALAGFGSAKGSNEEAYLFQKLVRTGFGSNNVDHCTRLCHASSVAALLEGIGSGAVSNPVMDVTLAEVVIVIGANPTVNHPVAATWIKNAIKNGTKLVVCDPRRSDLARSAHRYLQFKPDTDVALLNAMMHVIVAEGLVDQDFIASRTIGYAELEQNVAGYSPELMAPICGVDADTIRYVARLYATSKASMILWGMGISQHIHGTDNARCLIALALMTGQIGRPGTGLHPLRGQNNVQGASDAGLIPMMFPDYQRVDNPAALAKFEKAWGMPLDSTPGLTVVEIMHAIPRGEVRGMYIMGENPAMSDPDANHARASLAALDHLVVQDIFLTETAYLADVILPASAFPEKTGSFTNTDRLVQIGRQAIDPPGEARQDLWIIGQMAARLGLDWHYGHVSEVFDEMRRIMPSIGGITWDRLEREHAVTYPCTKEGDPGQPVVFTEQFPRESGRARFVPADIIPADERPDAAYPMVLITGRQLEHWHTGSMTRRTAVLDSIEPDPVALVHPLDLAALGGKPGDVVTIASRRGEVALYARADDSSPRGAIFVPFCYYEAAINRLTNAALDPFGKIPEFKYCAIRVALGGVVEQQGSFGGGQVLAATLATAAAP, from the coding sequence ATGAATGCGATCAGCAGGATCAAGCAAGCGGCGTTGCAGGGCGCGCCCGTGGAGCTGGAAATCAACGGCCGGCAGGTAGCCGCCTTTGCCCACGAAACCCTGATCGAGGTGGCCGCGCGCGAAGGCATCGAGATTCCTCGCCTGTGCTACAAACCCGGCATGGACACGGCCGGCAACTGCCGCGCATGCATGGTGGAGATCGACGGCGAACGGGTACTGGCGCCATCGTGCTGCCGCCATCCGGCCGCCGGCATGAAGGTAACTACCGACAGCGTGCGCGCCGTGGCCGCGCAAAAAATGGTGCTCGAACTGCTGCAGTCCGACATGCCCGAGCGGGCCTACACGCGCCACAACGAAGTCGATTTCTGGGCGCGCAAGCTGGCCCTGGGCCAGCCGCGCTTTGCCGCGCGCAGCCAGCCGGCGCGCGACGCCTCGCACGCCGCCATCACCGTCAATCTCGACGCCTGCATCCAGTGCACGCGCTGCGTGCGCGCCTGCCGCGACGAGCAGGTCAACGACGTGATCGGCCTGGCCTTTCGCGGCGATCACGCCAAAATCGTGTTCGACATGGACGACCCGATGGGCGACTCCACCTGCGTCGGCTGCGGCGAATGCGTGCAAGCTTGCCCGACCGGCGCCCTGATGCCGGCGCGCGACGCCGCCCTGGCCGTGCCGGACAAGCAGGTCGATTCGGTCTGCCCCTACTGCGGCGTCGGTTGCCAGCTGACCTACAATATCAAGGACAACAAGATCCTGTTCGTGGAGGGGCGCGACGGTCCGGCCAACCGCGAACGCCTGTGCGTCAAGGGCCGTTACGGCTTCGACTACGCGCACCATCCGCACCGCCTGACGGTGCCGCTGATCCGCCGCCTTGACGCGCCCAAGAGCGGCGACTTCACCATGGACCCGGCGCATGTGCTCGACGTCTTCCGCGAAGCCACCTGGGAAGAAGCGCTCGACGTCGCAGGCGGCACCTTGGCGCGCATCCGCGACACCCACGGCAAGCGCGCGCTGGCCGGCTTCGGCTCGGCCAAGGGCAGTAACGAAGAAGCCTACCTGTTCCAGAAGCTGGTGCGCACCGGCTTCGGCAGCAACAACGTCGACCACTGCACGCGCCTGTGCCACGCATCCTCGGTGGCGGCCCTGCTGGAAGGGATTGGCTCGGGCGCGGTATCGAACCCGGTGATGGACGTAACCCTGGCCGAGGTGGTGATCGTCATCGGCGCCAACCCGACCGTCAACCATCCGGTGGCGGCCACCTGGATCAAGAACGCCATCAAAAACGGCACCAAACTGGTGGTGTGCGACCCGCGCCGCTCGGACCTGGCGCGCAGCGCGCACCGCTACCTGCAGTTCAAGCCCGATACCGACGTGGCGCTGCTTAACGCGATGATGCACGTGATCGTGGCCGAAGGCCTGGTAGACCAGGACTTCATCGCCAGCCGCACCATCGGCTACGCCGAGCTGGAACAGAACGTGGCCGGCTACAGCCCGGAGCTGATGGCGCCGATCTGCGGTGTCGACGCCGACACCATCCGCTACGTGGCGCGCCTGTACGCGACTTCGAAGGCGTCGATGATCTTGTGGGGCATGGGCATTTCGCAGCACATCCACGGCACCGACAATGCGCGCTGCCTGATCGCGCTGGCGCTGATGACGGGCCAGATCGGCCGTCCCGGCACCGGCCTGCATCCGCTGCGCGGCCAGAACAACGTGCAGGGCGCGTCCGACGCCGGGCTGATCCCGATGATGTTCCCCGACTATCAGCGCGTCGACAATCCGGCGGCGCTGGCGAAGTTCGAGAAAGCCTGGGGCATGCCGCTCGATTCCACGCCGGGCCTGACGGTGGTCGAGATCATGCACGCCATCCCGCGCGGCGAGGTCCGCGGCATGTACATCATGGGCGAGAACCCGGCCATGTCCGACCCCGACGCCAACCACGCGCGCGCCTCGCTGGCCGCGCTCGACCACCTGGTGGTGCAGGATATCTTCCTCACCGAAACCGCCTACCTGGCCGACGTGATCCTGCCGGCCAGCGCCTTCCCCGAGAAAACGGGCAGCTTCACCAACACCGACCGCCTGGTGCAGATCGGGCGCCAGGCCATCGATCCGCCCGGCGAGGCCAGACAGGATCTGTGGATCATCGGCCAGATGGCCGCGCGCCTGGGCCTGGACTGGCACTACGGCCACGTGTCGGAAGTGTTCGACGAGATGCGCCGCATCATGCCTAGCATTGGCGGCATCACCTGGGACAGGCTGGAACGCGAACACGCCGTCACCTACCCGTGTACGAAGGAGGGCGATCCGGGCCAGCCGGTGGTCTTCACCGAGCAGTTCCCGCGCGAGTCCGGACGCGCGCGTTTCGTCCCGGCCGATATCATCCCGGCCGACGAGCGCCCCGATGCGGCCTATCCGATGGTGCTCATCACCGGCCGCCAGCTCGAGCACTGGCATACCGGCAGCATGACACGCCGCACGGCGGTGCTGGATTCGATCGAACCCGATCCGGTGGCGCTGGTCCATCCGCTCGACCTGGCCGCGCTGGGCGGCAAACCGGGCGACGTGGTGACGATCGCCTCGCGCCGCGGCGAAGTGGCCCTGTACGCGCGCGCCGACGACAGCTCGCCGCGCGGCGCGATCTTTGTACCGTTCTGCTATTACGAGGCGGCCATCAACCGCCTCACCAACGCCGCGCTCGACCCGTTCGGCAAGATCCCCGAGTTCAAATACTGCGCCATCCGCGTGGCCCTGGGTGGCGTGGTGGAGCAGCAGGGCAGCTTTGGCGGCGGCCAGGTGCTGGCGGCGACCTTGGCAACCGCGGCGGCGCCATGA
- a CDS encoding NAD(P)H-dependent oxidoreductase subunit E, with product MNHPVIPIVSQGSSRQRKRQAPKGRRVDPQALLEVQGLLGAQSRQRDLLIEHLHKIQDAFGCLAHAHLAALAQEMKLAQTEVYEVATFYHHFDVVREGDSAPPALTVRVCDGLSCAMAGARELIDRLPAILGAGVRVLAAPCIGRCEQAPAAVVGQHPLAHASCDTVAAAVAHGHTTHAPGGYIDYDSYRAAGGYVLARECHDGRRDAEALITTMEASSLRGLGGAGFPTGRKWRIVRGEPGPRLMAINIDEGEPGTFKDRYYLERDPHRFLEGALVAAWVAGVDTIYIYLRDEYHGCRAMLEAELARLRADPPFQSMPTFVLRRGAGAYICGEESAMIESIEGKRGMPRLRPPYVAQVGLFGLPTLQHNFETLHWVRAIVERGADWFSGQGRHGRKGLRSFSVSGRVREPGVKLAPAGITVQELIDEYCGGMVSGHQFYAYLPGGASGGILPATLNAIPLDFDTLQPYGCFIGSAAVVVLSDQDSAVAAARNTLRFFTDESCGQCTPCRVGTAKALALIEQPQWDTPLLAELSQVMRDASICGLGQAAPNPFDCVVKYFAHELVKP from the coding sequence ATGAATCATCCTGTCATTCCGATCGTAAGCCAGGGCAGCAGCCGCCAACGCAAGCGCCAGGCGCCCAAGGGCCGCCGCGTCGATCCGCAAGCCCTGCTGGAGGTGCAGGGCTTGCTGGGTGCGCAATCGCGCCAGCGCGACCTGCTCATCGAGCACCTGCACAAGATCCAGGACGCTTTCGGCTGCCTGGCGCACGCCCACCTGGCGGCGCTGGCGCAGGAAATGAAGCTGGCCCAGACCGAGGTCTACGAGGTCGCCACTTTCTATCACCACTTCGACGTTGTGCGCGAAGGCGACAGCGCGCCGCCGGCGTTGACGGTGCGCGTGTGCGACGGCCTGTCGTGCGCCATGGCCGGCGCGCGCGAGCTGATCGACCGCCTGCCCGCCATCCTGGGCGCTGGCGTGCGCGTGCTCGCCGCACCCTGCATCGGCCGCTGCGAACAAGCCCCGGCGGCCGTGGTGGGCCAGCACCCGCTGGCCCATGCCAGCTGCGACACGGTGGCCGCGGCCGTGGCGCACGGCCACACCACGCACGCGCCTGGCGGCTACATCGACTACGACAGCTACCGCGCCGCCGGCGGCTACGTGCTGGCGCGCGAATGCCACGACGGCCGGCGCGACGCCGAAGCGCTCATCACGACCATGGAGGCATCGAGCCTGCGCGGCCTTGGCGGCGCCGGTTTCCCGACCGGGCGCAAATGGCGCATCGTGCGCGGCGAACCCGGTCCGCGCCTGATGGCGATCAATATCGACGAGGGCGAACCGGGCACCTTCAAGGACCGCTACTACCTCGAACGCGATCCCCACCGCTTCCTCGAAGGCGCGCTGGTGGCGGCCTGGGTGGCTGGTGTGGACACCATCTATATCTACCTGCGCGACGAATACCACGGCTGCCGCGCCATGCTCGAAGCCGAACTGGCGCGCCTGCGCGCCGATCCGCCGTTCCAGTCCATGCCCACGTTCGTCCTGCGCCGCGGCGCCGGCGCCTACATCTGCGGCGAAGAATCGGCGATGATCGAGTCGATTGAGGGCAAGCGCGGCATGCCGCGTCTGCGTCCCCCGTACGTGGCCCAGGTCGGGCTGTTCGGGTTGCCGACCCTGCAGCACAACTTCGAAACCCTGCACTGGGTGCGCGCCATCGTCGAGCGCGGCGCCGACTGGTTCAGCGGCCAGGGACGCCACGGCCGCAAGGGCTTGCGCTCGTTTTCGGTGTCGGGCCGGGTGCGCGAACCGGGCGTGAAACTGGCACCGGCCGGCATCACCGTGCAGGAACTGATCGACGAGTACTGCGGCGGCATGGTGTCCGGCCACCAGTTTTACGCTTACCTGCCGGGCGGCGCATCGGGCGGCATCCTCCCCGCCACGCTGAACGCGATTCCGCTCGACTTCGACACCTTGCAACCCTACGGCTGCTTCATCGGCTCGGCCGCCGTGGTGGTGCTGTCGGACCAGGATTCGGCGGTGGCGGCTGCGCGCAACACGCTGCGCTTCTTCACGGACGAATCGTGCGGACAGTGCACGCCGTGCCGCGTCGGCACCGCCAAGGCGCTGGCGCTGATCGAGCAGCCGCAATGGGACACGCCGCTGCTGGCCGAGCTGTCGCAGGTGATGCGTGACGCTTCAATTTGCGGCCTTGGCCAGGCCGCGCCGAATCCGTTCGACTGCGTCGTCAAATACTTTGCACATGAATTGGTGAAGCCATGA
- the waaF gene encoding lipopolysaccharide heptosyltransferase II, translated as MSGGRTLVISPNWIGDAVMAQPLLQLLKQQHPERRIDVLAPPSVAPAWRAMIEVDRVLETPFRHGALQLRERCRYARVLRARGYVDAYVLPNTIKYALIPWLAGIARRVGYKGEMRYGLLNVVHHDDTPKRAMVPFYAALAGAPGTALRADVPRPAMRVAPEEVLEVRVRHGMGGAGRLVVFAPGAEFGAAKRWPARHFAALAQSIREQDPSAHIALLGSPKDREACAEITALTGTDGIHNVAGATSLAEAIALIAGAGAVVANDSGLLHIASALNRPVIALYGPTDPDHAPPFSDIARSLSLRLACSPCRQRECPLGHHDCMEKLEPAMVWNELRQM; from the coding sequence ATGAGCGGCGGGCGCACCCTGGTGATCTCGCCGAACTGGATCGGCGACGCGGTCATGGCCCAGCCGCTGCTGCAACTGCTCAAGCAGCAGCACCCGGAGCGCCGGATCGACGTGCTGGCGCCGCCCTCGGTGGCGCCCGCCTGGCGCGCCATGATCGAGGTCGACAGAGTGCTCGAAACCCCGTTCCGCCACGGCGCGCTGCAACTGCGCGAGCGCTGCCGCTACGCCAGGGTGCTGCGCGCGCGCGGCTATGTCGATGCCTACGTGCTGCCCAATACGATCAAGTACGCGCTGATCCCGTGGCTGGCCGGGATTGCGCGCCGGGTCGGCTACAAGGGCGAAATGCGTTACGGGCTGCTCAACGTCGTGCATCACGACGACACGCCCAAGCGGGCGATGGTGCCGTTTTACGCCGCCCTGGCCGGCGCGCCGGGCACCGCGCTGCGCGCCGACGTGCCGCGTCCGGCCATGCGTGTGGCGCCGGAGGAAGTTCTTGAGGTGCGCGTGCGCCACGGCATGGGTGGCGCGGGGCGCCTGGTGGTGTTTGCCCCGGGCGCCGAATTCGGCGCCGCCAAGCGCTGGCCGGCGCGCCACTTCGCCGCGCTGGCGCAATCGATCCGCGAGCAGGATCCATCCGCGCACATCGCCTTGCTTGGTTCCCCCAAGGACCGCGAGGCCTGCGCCGAGATCACAGCCCTCACCGGGACCGACGGCATCCATAATGTCGCCGGCGCCACCTCGCTGGCCGAGGCGATTGCGCTCATCGCCGGCGCGGGCGCGGTGGTCGCCAACGATTCCGGCCTGCTGCACATTGCCTCGGCGCTGAACCGGCCGGTGATTGCGCTGTACGGCCCGACCGACCCGGACCACGCGCCGCCGTTTTCCGATATCGCGCGCTCGCTCTCGCTGCGGCTGGCCTGTTCGCCCTGCCGCCAGCGCGAATGCCCGCTGGGCCACCACGACTGCATGGAAAAGCTTGAACCGGCCATGGTCTGGAATGAGCTGCGCCAGATGTAA
- the msbA gene encoding lipid A export permease/ATP-binding protein MsbA, translating to MENSVIVRRLLAIVKPYRARALMSLLAMAGTAVTEPSLGYAMQLLIDKGFGPHRVPFSLWLVPLVLLTIFVGRGIFTFSTAYLNNWVISRILNDLRRMVFDRLLRLPVARFHEESTGKIINVVIADVRQVVDMINSVFVAYVRDSLVIVGLLAMLMWTNWKLTLIALVVLPVTAAIVRTTAKRMRRLSRDNQRVTVEMTQVVEEAARGHQVIRVFAGERYERERFEQRSDALLGFSQRITVASAATVPITQSATALAVSVVIVIAMTSGMTQGEFISFITMMLMLLAPLKSLVGVNGPLQRGMAAAETVFAMIDTPVEADPGTVVIERARGHLQLQNVQFRYSDNNPLALNGVTLEVLPGQTVALVGMSGGGKSTFVNLVTRFYSPQQGRILLDGVPYEEITLQSLRAQLAMVSQNVVLFDDTLGANIAYGAERVDPARLAAAIKAAHLDEVVAALPQGVDTPIGENGMRLSGGQRQRVAIARAIYKDAPILILDEATSALDNESERAVQGALDTLMAGRTTLVIAHRLSTIERADRIVVLDQGRIVEAGRHDELLALDGMYANLYRLQFANKVEA from the coding sequence ATGGAAAATAGTGTCATAGTCCGGCGCCTGCTGGCTATCGTCAAGCCTTACCGCGCGCGCGCGCTGATGTCCTTGCTGGCCATGGCCGGCACCGCCGTCACCGAGCCGTCGCTCGGCTACGCGATGCAACTGCTGATCGACAAGGGCTTCGGCCCGCACCGGGTCCCCTTTTCCCTGTGGCTGGTGCCGCTGGTGCTGCTGACGATTTTCGTCGGGCGCGGCATCTTCACCTTTTCCACCGCTTACCTGAACAACTGGGTGATCAGCCGCATCCTCAACGACCTGCGGCGCATGGTGTTCGACCGCTTGCTGCGCCTGCCCGTGGCGCGCTTTCACGAAGAATCGACCGGCAAGATCATCAACGTCGTCATCGCCGACGTGCGCCAGGTGGTCGACATGATCAACTCCGTGTTCGTCGCCTACGTGCGCGACTCGCTCGTTATCGTCGGCTTGCTGGCGATGCTGATGTGGACCAACTGGAAGCTGACCCTGATCGCCCTGGTGGTCTTGCCGGTCACCGCCGCCATCGTGCGCACCACGGCCAAGCGCATGCGCCGCCTGAGCCGCGACAACCAGCGCGTCACCGTCGAAATGACCCAGGTGGTCGAGGAAGCGGCGCGCGGGCACCAGGTGATCCGCGTCTTCGCCGGCGAGCGTTACGAGCGCGAACGCTTCGAACAGCGCAGCGACGCGCTGCTCGGCTTCTCGCAGCGCATCACGGTCGCCAGCGCCGCCACCGTGCCGATCACCCAGAGTGCCACCGCGCTCGCGGTGTCAGTGGTGATCGTCATCGCCATGACATCCGGGATGACGCAGGGAGAATTCATCAGTTTTATTACCATGATGCTGATGCTGCTCGCGCCGCTCAAGTCCCTGGTGGGCGTGAACGGTCCGCTGCAGCGCGGCATGGCGGCCGCCGAAACCGTGTTCGCCATGATCGACACCCCGGTCGAAGCCGATCCGGGCACGGTCGTCATCGAGCGCGCGCGCGGCCACCTGCAGCTTCAGAACGTGCAATTCCGCTACAGCGACAATAACCCGCTGGCGCTTAATGGCGTCACGCTCGAGGTGCTGCCGGGGCAGACCGTGGCGCTGGTGGGCATGTCGGGCGGCGGCAAGTCGACCTTCGTGAACCTGGTCACGCGTTTTTATTCGCCGCAGCAGGGACGCATCCTGCTCGACGGCGTGCCGTATGAAGAGATCACCCTGCAAAGCCTGCGCGCGCAGCTGGCCATGGTCAGTCAGAACGTGGTGCTGTTCGACGACACCCTGGGCGCCAACATCGCCTACGGCGCCGAACGGGTCGACCCGGCGCGCCTGGCCGCGGCCATCAAGGCGGCCCACCTGGACGAGGTGGTGGCGGCCCTGCCGCAAGGCGTCGATACCCCGATTGGCGAAAACGGCATGCGCCTGTCGGGCGGCCAGCGCCAGCGCGTGGCGATCGCGCGCGCCATCTACAAGGACGCGCCGATCCTGATCCTGGACGAAGCCACCTCCGCCCTCGACAACGAATCGGAACGCGCGGTGCAGGGCGCGCTCGACACCCTGATGGCCGGGCGTACCACCCTGGTCATCGCGCACCGCCTTTCGACCATCGAACGGGCCGACCGCATCGTCGTGCTCGACCAGGGACGGATCGTCGAAGCGGGCCGCCACGACGAGCTGCTGGCGCTGGACGGCATGTACGCCAACCTGTACCGCCTGCAGTTCGCCAACAAGGTCGAAGCATGA
- a CDS encoding O-antigen ligase family protein translates to MQDSPEFPISRLERAVQYLLLLALFCVPFSTWLTNVFAGICVLCFAGALASSAPLRAAVRTPPALLALGLLALLVLGASWSIGQHGDIVSALKKYSRLLVLPVAVATSIRDRTMAARALAAFLGGAAVLATSNYLVWHNLMPSSSLGWWRIGDAKDAFSFKNHITIGILLSFATVVSVLGASYVQGARARVACLVAGVLFSVPIIFLNQGRTGYVALFVGMVVLFLLRVRFTVLRTIFGVGAIMLLFVGFYAISNNFKARTDDLITEVRTDQKRSPNGLRMSYLRSGLGVVAAHPLLGLGTGSFAEVYAPIARRDWPEDKLAETRHQPHSEFLLIAAQLGLTGLLLYFAMLGSLLRPALAARSFHADALVLLWTIYVVSSSFNSLLWDVTEAYWFLLLAGSLYVSARFSRQAAQSPAQGT, encoded by the coding sequence ATGCAAGATTCTCCAGAGTTTCCGATTTCCCGCCTCGAACGCGCGGTCCAGTACCTGCTTCTGCTGGCGCTGTTTTGCGTGCCGTTCTCCACCTGGCTGACCAATGTCTTCGCCGGCATCTGCGTGCTGTGCTTCGCCGGGGCGCTGGCTAGCAGCGCCCCGTTGCGGGCCGCCGTGCGCACGCCGCCGGCGCTGCTGGCCCTGGGTTTGCTGGCGCTGCTGGTGCTCGGCGCGAGCTGGTCGATCGGCCAGCACGGCGACATCGTCTCGGCGCTGAAAAAATATTCGCGCCTGCTGGTGCTGCCGGTCGCGGTGGCCACCAGCATACGCGACCGCACCATGGCGGCGCGCGCGCTGGCCGCCTTCCTCGGCGGCGCCGCGGTGCTGGCCACCTCGAACTACCTGGTCTGGCACAACCTGATGCCCAGCTCCAGCCTTGGCTGGTGGCGCATCGGCGACGCCAAGGATGCGTTCTCGTTCAAGAATCACATCACGATCGGCATCCTGCTCAGTTTCGCCACCGTGGTCAGCGTGCTCGGGGCGTCCTATGTGCAAGGCGCGCGGGCGCGCGTGGCGTGCCTGGTGGCCGGGGTGCTGTTCAGCGTGCCGATCATCTTCCTGAACCAGGGCCGAACCGGTTACGTCGCCCTGTTCGTGGGCATGGTGGTGCTGTTCCTGCTGCGCGTGCGCTTCACGGTGCTGCGCACGATTTTCGGGGTGGGCGCCATCATGCTGCTGTTCGTCGGCTTTTACGCCATCTCGAACAACTTCAAGGCGCGCACCGATGACCTGATCACCGAGGTGCGCACCGACCAGAAACGCTCGCCCAACGGCCTGCGCATGAGTTACCTGCGCTCCGGCCTCGGAGTCGTCGCCGCCCATCCGCTCCTGGGCCTGGGCACCGGCTCGTTCGCCGAAGTGTATGCGCCGATCGCACGGCGCGACTGGCCGGAAGACAAGCTGGCCGAAACGCGCCACCAGCCGCACAGCGAATTCCTGCTGATCGCCGCCCAGCTTGGCCTGACCGGACTGCTGCTGTATTTCGCCATGCTGGGCAGCCTGCTGCGCCCTGCCCTGGCCGCGCGCTCCTTCCATGCCGATGCGCTGGTGCTGCTGTGGACGATCTACGTGGTCAGTTCCTCGTTCAACAGCCTGTTGTGGGATGTGACGGAAGCGTACTGGTTCCTGCTGCTGGCCGGTTCCCTGTATGTGAGCGCCCGCTTTTCGCGGCAAGCCGCCCAGAGCCCGGCCCAGGGGACATGA